A stretch of DNA from Williamwhitmania sp.:
TATTTGCCGCTCAATTCGGAATCTCTTACCTGAACCAAGGTGTCGGTAATATTCCGCTAATGCTTAAAAATAAATTACAATGGTTGATTTAATTAAAGTTGCTCAGGATGCATTTGCTGGTGAGCCAAAAAAATTCCCTGAATTCAAGAGTGGGGATACCATTACCGTTGACTACAAGATTAGGGAAGGAAACAAGGAGCGTATCCAGGGATTCCGGGGTGTAGTGATTCAACGAAAAGGTACCGGTGATACTCAAACCTTCACCGTTCGCAAGATTTCCGGCGGCATTGGTGTAGAAAGAATTTTTCCGCTCACCTCTCCGTTTATTGACAAGATTGAACTCAATAAAGCGGGTCGTGTTCGTAGGGCAAGAATATTCTACCTCAGAGGCCTCACTGGAAAGAAGGCAAGAATCAAGGAGAAAAGAATGAAAGCAGAATAAAAATTAACCCGGAAATTCCGGGTTTTTTTTTGATACCCATCTTACTTGCTCTTGCCATGCTGCAGCCTCTAAGCACTAAACAGTAGGAAGAAATTACCATCTATAATGCTAGGGATATGGCGGATGAAAGCAAACTTTTTGTGCAAATCAATCAATACTAAAATTTGAGCGTCAACACTTGGAGCCTTTTACTAGAAAACATTACCTTTTTTTAGTGCAAAATTTGGAAAAGAACAATCTTTGTTGCTATATTTGCATCCGCAAACAAGAACGGCCCCGTGGCTCAACTGAATAGAGCATCTGACTACGGATCAGAAGGTTACAGGTTTGAATCCTGTCGGGGTCACAAGAAGGGATAAGCAGAAATGTTTATCCCTTTTTTTGCAATAATGGAAAGGCATTTGGCTTAGGAGCATTCGTTAAAGCAAAGAACCACCTCAGTTCCTTCACCCTCCTTGGAACGAATGGAAATATTACCTCCATGCAATCGCATAACTTCCCTAGCAATGCTCAACCCAATGCCGGAACCACCATGCTTTGTTGTAAAAAACGGAACAAAAACCTTGTCCAAATTCACCTCAGAAATTCCAACACCATTATCCCTTACCGCAATGCAAACCTGCTCCTGAGAAGTAGATGCAGAAACTTCAATAACCTTATTTTCCTCTTTACATGCCAACGCATCCACTGCATTATACACCAAGTTCAAAAGGACTTGCACTATTTGACCCTTATCAAACATACAGGTCAACTCGGGCGAACTCAGCATAAGAGCAACATGCTCCGCACTAAGCCGCTCTTCCGTTAAACGAGCAACATTCATCAGCAATTCAGAAACAGAAACAGGTTCTTTCATAGGCTCTGGAATTTTAGTGAGCCGTCGAAATTGGTCCACAAAACGGGCCAACGCAGCGGAGCGTTCCCCAATAATTCGGTATCCTTCAAGCAGCTCATGAACATTGGTATTAACAGGCTCTTTCCCATTGACTTCCTCCGATTTACTATTGGCAACGGATGTGAACGATTGGCACAAAGAAACAATTGGCGCCACGCTGTTCACAATTTCATGTGTTAATACCCGAATAACCTTCTTCCACGACTCCTGCTCCTGCTCATCAACCAGTGGTTGTATGTCCGACAGCGTTACCAACCGATATTCGCTTCCAAACAGCAAGAATTTTTTACAGGTGTATGACAACCGATAAATCTGATTACTGACAATAATTTGAATAACCTTTGAGCGAAGATTACGCTGATTAATGACACCATAAAGCGAAGGATAAATTTTCTCGATTCCAGCCAAGTTAATACA
This window harbors:
- the rplS gene encoding 50S ribosomal protein L19 — its product is MVDLIKVAQDAFAGEPKKFPEFKSGDTITVDYKIREGNKERIQGFRGVVIQRKGTGDTQTFTVRKISGGIGVERIFPLTSPFIDKIELNKAGRVRRARIFYLRGLTGKKARIKEKRMKAE
- a CDS encoding ATP-binding protein yields the protein MVFKSFKFWVLIRILAAMGLMAAFFALVQTDNFQVSAWFCLVLSAIVVVELLVFVGRYNRQLLTLVESLANSDFNLSFASSFSGKFPAEFAGLLTDIAIRFRNMKIEEERKFQMLQQIVDDISFAILCFDSEGKVVLHNDAAQRMLGFRGCINLAGIEKIYPSLYGVINQRNLRSKVIQIIVSNQIYRLSYTCKKFLLFGSEYRLVTLSDIQPLVDEQEQESWKKVIRVLTHEIVNSVAPIVSLCQSFTSVANSKSEEVNGKEPVNTNVHELLEGYRIIGERSAALARFVDQFRRLTKIPEPMKEPVSVSELLMNVARLTEERLSAEHVALMLSSPELTCMFDKGQIVQVLLNLVYNAVDALACKEENKVIEVSASTSQEQVCIAVRDNGVGISEVNLDKVFVPFFTTKHGGSGIGLSIAREVMRLHGGNISIRSKEGEGTEVVLCFNECS